The Microlunatus soli genome contains the following window.
ACGACACTGTCCGCCAAGGATGTTGCCGAGTTGGACAGCCTGCGCGGCGCGCTGGAAGACCTGGCCGTGCAGCAGGTGATCGCGCACGCCTCGGACGACGACCTGGCCGTCATCGAGCGAGCCGCCGGCGGCATGGACGGGACCACGGACCCGCACACCATGGTCAGTCAGGACATCGCCTTCCACGACGCCGTCTTCGTCGCCACCGGCCACCGACGCCTGGTCGCGGGTTGGGACGCGATCCGCTGTCAGGTCCACCTGTTCCTGCTGACCCGCATCGGTCTGAGTACCGAGGACTACCTCGGCAGCATCCCGCCGGAACACCAGGCGCTGGCCGCGGCTCTGCGCGCTCGCGATCCCGACACCGCCCGCGCGTTGTTCGCGGCCCACCGCCGGCACGCGGTGGACATCGTGTCGGCCGATTGATGATTCGTCATGGCCGGCCGATGATCGACCAGGAGGGTTCCCAGCTGCCCTCCAGCGGCTGGCGACGGGCCGGAAATCCCTGTGTGCGCAGGAGATCCACCGCCGGATGCCGATTGTCCCTGCGGACGATCAACGAATGCGGATAGATCGGCACCGGTCGGACCAACCGGAGGCAGCGCAGGTCGTAGGCCGGTGGCCACAGCAGATTGCCCACGTCGCCGATCACGGTGACCAGCGTGCTCGACTCCGCGACGGCCTCCAGCAACGGCTCCGCGCCGTGTGTCGGGTCGAGTCGATCGATCCGCAGTCCGAACATCGCCGCGAACTCCTCGTAGTAGATCGTCCACTCGCCACCGTCGACGTTGCCAGGCATCCAGATCGGATAATCCGCCAGCTGGGTCGGGCGGACGGCCGCCTCGGCGGCCAGCCGATGGCGCGGTCCGATCAGGGCCGTGACCTGCTCGTCCAGCACCCTTGTGGCGGTGACACCGCGAGGTAGTCGTCGAGCCGGCAGCGGAACGGCCCGCAGCGAGACGTCCAGGGTGCCGGCCGCGATCGCCGCGATCGCCGCCGTGACGTCGGGTAACTCGACGACGTCCAGCGACACCTCGGGATGGGATCGATGGAAGTCCCGGACCAGCCGTCCGGGCAGCACTCGGCGGTTGGGGACGTCGATCCGGAACGGACGGGTGTCGGCCCGTACCGCGGCCGCGGCAACTCCGGCGACCCGGACCACCTCGCGGGCGTGTGGCAGGAATGCTCGCCCGTCGACGGTCAGCTCAATGCCACGCGGTGTCCGTGTGAACAGCCGGACGCCGAGCCGACGTTCCAAAGCGGCGATTCGCTTGGACACCGCCTGCTGGCTCAACGACAGCTCCGCCGCGGCCAGCTGGAACTGACCGACGTCGGCCGCCACCACGAAGGTACGGACGGCGTCGAAATCCATGGCGACACAGTAGTTCGAGCCGACCCGACAGATGGTTGTGGCGCGACAGCTCACCGGTTGTTTGTCGACGGCTGATCGTTGCTGGTTCGCTGCCCGTATGCGACACCTTCGGTTGTGCCTGTGTCGACGCGAAGCCGCAGAACCGAGGAGTGTCGGTGCCGGGGACTAGCGTCGGATCTCCACGGCGTGACTCACGCCCAACCTCCGCAGATCTACCCCCAGCGCAGATCAGCTCCAGGAGGCAAAAGGACCTCGAGGTCTTGGGTCGCTGTCGACGATCCACTGCTGTGTCCTTGGGAGGCGAGATGACAGCTCGACCGACGAGCGATTCGTTCGTCCATCTGCACGTCCATTCGGAGTATTCGATGTTGGACGGTGCGGCCCGGATCGATGATCTGATGGCCGGTTGCGAGCAGATGGAGATGCCGGCGATCGGGCTGACCGATCACGGTTTCCTGTTCGGCGCGCACGAGTTCCATGCGGCGGCGACCAAGGCCGGGGTGAAGCCGATCATCGGGCTGGAGGCGTACCTGACGCCGAAGACCCATCGCAGTGAGCGCAAGCGGGTGCGCTGGGGCGACGGCGGCGGCGACGACGTGTCCGGCGGCGGTGCCTACACGCATATGACCTTGTGGTCGGAGTCGACCGAGGGGATGCACAACCTGTTCCGGCTCGGCACCAGATCGTCCACCGAAGGGTTCTTCTACAAGCCGCGCGCCGACCGGGAACTACTCGCCGAGTACGCCGGCGGCCTGATCGCGACGACCGGTTGTCCGTCGGGTGAGGTGCAGACCTACCTGCGGCTCGGTAAGTACGACGAGGCGGTCGCGTCGGCGGCCGAGTTCCGCGACATCTTCGGCGCCGGCAACTACTACGTCGAGCTGATGGACCACGGGCTGACCATCGAGAAGCGGGTCCGCGAGGATCTGCTGCGGCTGGCCAAGGACCTGCAGCTGCCGCTGGTGGCGACCAACGACCTGCACTACGCGCACGCCCAGGACGCCGACGCGCATGAGGTGCTGTTGTGTGTCCAGTCGGGGTCGACGATGGCCGATGCGAATCGCTTCAAGCTGGACGGTGGCGGCTACTACCTGAAGTCGCCGCAGGAGATGCGGGAGCTCTTCTCCGAACTGCCCGAGGCCTGCGACAACACGCTGGCGATCGCCGAACGCTGCCAGTCCGACTTCCAGCACGGCGAGGGTCGCTACATGCCGCGGTTCCCGGTGCCGGAGGGACACGACGAGACCAGCTGGTTCCTGCACGAGGTCGAACAGGGACTCGTAGAACGCTATCCGGGCGGCGTCACGCCGGAGATCAGGAAGCGTGCCGAATACGAGTCGGAGGTGATCATCGGCAAGGGCTTCCCGGGCTACTACCTGGTGGTGGCCGACTTCATGCAGTGGGCCAAGGACCGCGGCATCCGGACCGGCGTCCGCGGCTCCGGAGCTGGATCGCTGTGCGCCTACGCGATGCGGATCACCGATCTCGATCCGTTGCAGTACAAACTCACCTTCGAACGCTTCCTCAATCCCGAACGGCAGTCACTGCCCGACTTCGACGTCGACTTCGACGAGCGGCGCCGCGGAGAAGTGATCACCTACGTCACCGACAAGTACGGATCAGAGCGCGTCGCGCAGATCGTCACCTACGGCAAGATCAAGGCCAAGCAAGCGCTGAAGGATGCGTCCCGTGTGCTGGGATTCCCGTATGCGGTAGGGGATCGGCTGACCAAGGCGATGCCGCCGCCGGTGATGGGCAAGGATCTTCCGCTGCCGAAGGTGTTCGACCGCGATCATGAACGCTTCTCCGAGGGTGGTGAGTTGCGGCAGCTCTACGATTCCGATGCCGATCACAAGACGGTGATCGACACCGCGATGGGGATCGAAGGCCTGATCCGCCAACCGGGGGTGCATGCCGCCGGCGTGATCATGTCGTCGGACCCGTTGATCGACATCATCCCGCTGATGCGGCGGGAGCAGGACGGCGCGATCATCACCCAGTTCGACTATCCGACCTGTGAATCGCTCGGTCTGGTCAAGATGGACTTCCTCGGTCTGCGCAACCTGACCATTCTCGGCGATGCCGTGCAGAACGTGAAGTTGAACCGGGACATCGATGTCGATCTTGACGAGCTCGGCCGTGATCCCAGTGACGAGGCGACCTATCGGATGCTCAGCCGCGGCGACACTCTCGGTGTCTTCCAGCTGGACGGTGCCGGTGCCCGATCCCTGCTGCGGTTGATGGAGCCGAAACGGATCCAGGACATCATGGCGACGATCGCGCTCTACCGTCCGGGGCCGATGGGTATCAATTCGCATGTGAACTACGCCCTGCGGCGCAAGGGAGAACAGCCCACCGCGTACCCGCATCCCGAGGTCGAGGAAGCCCTGCGGCCGGTGATCGAGGACAACTACGGGCTGATCGTCTATCAGGAGGACGTGATCGAGGTGGCCCGGCAGTTGGCCGGCTACACCCTCGGCCGTGCCGACATGCTGCGTCGGGCGATGGGCAAGAAGAAGAAGGCGGTACTGGACGCGGAGTACGAGCCGTTCGCCGCCGGGATGACAGAACGCGGCTTCTCCGAGGCCGCGGTCCAGGCGGTCTGGGATGCGATGATGCCGTTCGCCGACTACGGCTTCGGCAAGGCGCATGCGGCGGCGTACGGGCTGGTGTCGTATTGGACGGCCTACCTGAAGGTGCACTATCCGTGCGAGTACATGGCCGCGGTGTTGGAGTCGGTGAAGGACGACAAGGACAAGATCGCGATCTACCTGTCGGAGTGCCGCCGGATGGGGATCCAGGTGCTGCCGCCGGACGTCAACGAATCCGAGGCCCGCTTCACCCCGGTCGGGTCCGACATCCGCTTCGGGCTGACCGCGATCCGCAACGTCGGCGGCAACGTCGTCGAGGGGATCGTCGCCGCGCGCAAGGAGAAGGGCAAGGCGACCGGCTTCTACGACTATCTGGACCGGATCCCGCTGGTCGCGGCCAACAAGCGGGTCACCGAGTCGTTGATCAAGGCCGGCGCCTTCGACTCCTTCGGTGACAGCCGGCGCGGGCTGATGGCGGTCTACGAATCGGCGATCGACGGTGTGCTGGAGCTCAAACGCAACGAGGCGAACGGCCAGTCCGACCTGTTCGGCGAGCTGCCGGCCGATGCCGCGCCGGTGCAGGGTGAGGTTGCCGCGTTGGAGGAGTGGGACAAGCGGACCAAGCTGGGCCTGGAGCGGGAGATGCTCGGGCTGTACGTCAGTGATCATCCGCTGCTCGGCCTGGATCATCTGCTGGAGCGGGAACGGGATCTGTCGATCGGCCGGCTGATCGCCGACGACGGCCCGCGGGACGGCATGATCACCATTGCCGGGATGATCACCTCGGTGACCCGGAAGACCACCAAGCGTGGCGACGTCTGGGCGATCATCGCGGTGGAGGATCTGGAGGCTTCGGTTGACGTATTGCTCTTCCCGCGCAGCTACGACCTGGTCTCCACCGTGCTGCAGACCGACACCGTGGTCACGGTGCGCGGCAAGATCGCGGTCAAGGAGAGCACGGTCGAGATCCACGCCGACGAGTTGACCCTGCCCGATGTCGATCAGCCCACGGACGTCGAGCCGCTGACGATCCTGCTGCCGTCGACGCGCTGCACCCCCGAGGTCGTCGAGGATCTGCGCAGCATCCTGCTCGCCCACACCGGGCCGACCGAGGTCCGGATCCGGCTGGTGACGAAAGAGAAGCGCTACCTGCTCCGGTTGGCGGCCGAATTGAACGTCACCGTGAACCCTGAGCTGAAGGGTGATCTGAAGGCGCTGCTCGGCCCGTCGTGCCTTTCCTAGAAACCTCCGCCGTCACCGAGCCGGAACAGCAGGTCGCCGGAGCCGTCCGCCGCGGGAATGTCCACCGGGAGCCTGCCGGCAGGGTTGACTGCTCCGGTGATCACCCGGACGACCGAACGCATCGACACCGGGTTGTAGGAGTAGGTCGCCAGGTAGGTCGTGACGTCGGGCAGGTGGGCGATGTCGTACGGCTCGGCGACGGCGATCACCACGACCGGGACACCGGTCCGCTGCAGGGCAGCGATCAGCTTGATCTGGGAGTTGTCGCCGTCCCTGATCTTGTAGCTGGTCACCACCACCACGTCATGATCGGTTGCCGCGTCGGCCGCTGCCGTGATCGCGGCATCCGTCGGGGCGGAGCCGGTCGT
Protein-coding sequences here:
- the dnaE gene encoding DNA polymerase III subunit alpha, whose protein sequence is MTARPTSDSFVHLHVHSEYSMLDGAARIDDLMAGCEQMEMPAIGLTDHGFLFGAHEFHAAATKAGVKPIIGLEAYLTPKTHRSERKRVRWGDGGGDDVSGGGAYTHMTLWSESTEGMHNLFRLGTRSSTEGFFYKPRADRELLAEYAGGLIATTGCPSGEVQTYLRLGKYDEAVASAAEFRDIFGAGNYYVELMDHGLTIEKRVREDLLRLAKDLQLPLVATNDLHYAHAQDADAHEVLLCVQSGSTMADANRFKLDGGGYYLKSPQEMRELFSELPEACDNTLAIAERCQSDFQHGEGRYMPRFPVPEGHDETSWFLHEVEQGLVERYPGGVTPEIRKRAEYESEVIIGKGFPGYYLVVADFMQWAKDRGIRTGVRGSGAGSLCAYAMRITDLDPLQYKLTFERFLNPERQSLPDFDVDFDERRRGEVITYVTDKYGSERVAQIVTYGKIKAKQALKDASRVLGFPYAVGDRLTKAMPPPVMGKDLPLPKVFDRDHERFSEGGELRQLYDSDADHKTVIDTAMGIEGLIRQPGVHAAGVIMSSDPLIDIIPLMRREQDGAIITQFDYPTCESLGLVKMDFLGLRNLTILGDAVQNVKLNRDIDVDLDELGRDPSDEATYRMLSRGDTLGVFQLDGAGARSLLRLMEPKRIQDIMATIALYRPGPMGINSHVNYALRRKGEQPTAYPHPEVEEALRPVIEDNYGLIVYQEDVIEVARQLAGYTLGRADMLRRAMGKKKKAVLDAEYEPFAAGMTERGFSEAAVQAVWDAMMPFADYGFGKAHAAAYGLVSYWTAYLKVHYPCEYMAAVLESVKDDKDKIAIYLSECRRMGIQVLPPDVNESEARFTPVGSDIRFGLTAIRNVGGNVVEGIVAARKEKGKATGFYDYLDRIPLVAANKRVTESLIKAGAFDSFGDSRRGLMAVYESAIDGVLELKRNEANGQSDLFGELPADAAPVQGEVAALEEWDKRTKLGLEREMLGLYVSDHPLLGLDHLLERERDLSIGRLIADDGPRDGMITIAGMITSVTRKTTKRGDVWAIIAVEDLEASVDVLLFPRSYDLVSTVLQTDTVVTVRGKIAVKESTVEIHADELTLPDVDQPTDVEPLTILLPSTRCTPEVVEDLRSILLAHTGPTEVRIRLVTKEKRYLLRLAAELNVTVNPELKGDLKALLGPSCLS
- a CDS encoding GntR family transcriptional regulator, whose amino-acid sequence is MEATQASDDRAMAPARRRGLADEVADRIREAIFTGAYPPGAPLREVELSAVLQVSRGPVREALRGLEHEGLVHSGWHRGTVVTTLSAKDVAELDSLRGALEDLAVQQVIAHASDDDLAVIERAAGGMDGTTDPHTMVSQDIAFHDAVFVATGHRRLVAGWDAIRCQVHLFLLTRIGLSTEDYLGSIPPEHQALAAALRARDPDTARALFAAHRRHAVDIVSAD
- a CDS encoding LysR family transcriptional regulator; translation: MDFDAVRTFVVAADVGQFQLAAAELSLSQQAVSKRIAALERRLGVRLFTRTPRGIELTVDGRAFLPHAREVVRVAGVAAAAVRADTRPFRIDVPNRRVLPGRLVRDFHRSHPEVSLDVVELPDVTAAIAAIAAGTLDVSLRAVPLPARRLPRGVTATRVLDEQVTALIGPRHRLAAEAAVRPTQLADYPIWMPGNVDGGEWTIYYEEFAAMFGLRIDRLDPTHGAEPLLEAVAESSTLVTVIGDVGNLLWPPAYDLRCLRLVRPVPIYPHSLIVRRDNRHPAVDLLRTQGFPARRQPLEGSWEPSWSIIGRP